From a single Aquipuribacter nitratireducens genomic region:
- a CDS encoding ABC transporter permease encodes MSARVVLTVAALTLRETSRRRVIRALVVLTALLLTLSAWGFSRLAVLELDGGALTSGEARLTASIVLNLVMFGLSLIAALGTTFLAGPSLAGDLESGTALAVLARPVRRSAVLVGKWLGLAAFGSGFVLVAGLAQLLVVRLSVGYTPPDPVEGLLLLAFQTTVLLTLGLLLSTAVSPMASGIVAVGLFGTTWIAGVVGGVGAAFGPESLARVGTVSRMLLPTDGLWRGAMNAFQDPTALLQMAGDDVAGGFPFLGPEPIAWGFVLYSAGWVAVVLALAVLVLSRRDV; translated from the coding sequence GTGAGCGCCCGTGTCGTCCTCACGGTCGCCGCCCTCACGCTGCGGGAGACGAGCCGCCGCCGCGTCATCCGGGCGCTCGTCGTCCTCACCGCGCTTCTCCTCACCCTCAGCGCGTGGGGGTTCTCCCGGCTCGCGGTCCTCGAGCTCGACGGGGGCGCCCTCACGTCGGGGGAGGCCCGGCTGACGGCGTCGATCGTGCTCAACCTCGTGATGTTCGGGCTCAGCCTCATCGCCGCCCTCGGCACGACCTTCCTCGCCGGTCCCTCCCTCGCCGGCGACCTCGAGTCCGGTACGGCACTCGCGGTGCTCGCCCGCCCGGTGCGTCGCTCCGCGGTGCTCGTCGGCAAGTGGCTGGGTCTGGCCGCCTTCGGCAGCGGCTTCGTCCTGGTCGCCGGCCTCGCGCAGCTGCTCGTCGTGCGGCTCAGCGTCGGCTACACCCCGCCCGACCCCGTCGAGGGCCTGCTCCTGCTCGCCTTCCAGACCACCGTGCTCCTCACGCTCGGCCTGCTCCTGTCGACCGCGGTGTCGCCGATGGCGTCGGGGATCGTCGCCGTCGGGCTCTTCGGGACGACGTGGATCGCGGGCGTCGTCGGCGGGGTCGGCGCGGCGTTCGGTCCGGAGAGCCTCGCGCGGGTGGGGACGGTGTCGCGGATGCTCCTGCCCACGGACGGGCTGTGGCGTGGCGCGATGAACGCCTTCCAGGACCCGACCGCCCTCCTCCAGATGGCCGGTGACGACGTCGCCGGCGGGTTCCCGTTCCTCGGTCCCGAGCCGATCGCGTGGGGGTTCGTCCTCTACAGCGCCGGGTGGGTCGCGGTCGTCCTCGCGCTCGCCGTCCTGGTGCTGAGCCGCCGCGACGTGTAG
- a CDS encoding DUF1810 domain-containing protein: MNDPDLGRFLTAQDSGGTYEAALAELRAGRKRSHWMWFVFPQLAGLGRSRTAQHYALDGLDSARAYLAHPVLGARLREASDVVASLADPDPVRLLGDVDALKLRSSMTLFAHADPAEPVFRTVLERSYGGAEDEETLRRL; the protein is encoded by the coding sequence GTGAACGACCCCGACCTCGGACGGTTCCTCACCGCGCAGGACTCCGGCGGCACGTACGAGGCCGCCCTCGCCGAGCTGCGCGCCGGCCGGAAGCGGTCGCACTGGATGTGGTTCGTGTTCCCGCAGCTGGCGGGGCTGGGCCGCAGCAGGACCGCGCAGCACTACGCCCTCGACGGGCTCGACTCCGCCCGGGCGTACCTCGCCCACCCGGTGCTCGGCGCGCGACTGCGCGAGGCGTCCGACGTCGTGGCCTCGCTCGCCGACCCCGATCCGGTGCGCCTGCTCGGCGACGTCGACGCCCTCAAGCTCCGCTCGTCCATGACCCTGTTCGCCCACGCCGACCCGGCCGAGCCGGTGTTCCGGACCGTCCTCGAGCGCAGCTACGGCGGCGCGGAGGACGAGGAGACCCTTCGCCGCCTGTGA
- a CDS encoding cupin domain-containing protein, with protein sequence MSDTSPTDLDTTFLRSARQRGGVDLDGFLVHELVPATATGGRLAVVDHVLPPRSLASPWHVHARTVEISVVVQGTVGVRIGDEEMTAGPGDVVHKPAGVWHAFWNPGEEQARLVELITPAGFERFFWDLAKSVGAQGSDLDRIAEVAAEHDIVVDPTSVEWLVSRYGLEG encoded by the coding sequence ATGAGCGACACCTCACCGACGGACCTCGACACCACGTTTCTGCGGTCGGCACGACAGCGAGGCGGCGTCGATCTCGACGGGTTCCTCGTGCACGAGCTCGTGCCGGCGACCGCGACCGGCGGTCGACTGGCGGTGGTCGACCACGTCCTGCCGCCTCGCAGCCTCGCCTCGCCGTGGCACGTCCACGCCCGCACGGTGGAGATCAGCGTCGTCGTGCAGGGCACCGTCGGCGTCCGGATCGGCGACGAGGAGATGACCGCGGGCCCCGGCGACGTCGTGCACAAGCCGGCGGGTGTCTGGCACGCGTTCTGGAACCCCGGTGAGGAGCAGGCCCGGCTCGTCGAGCTCATCACGCCGGCCGGCTTCGAGCGCTTCTTCTGGGACCTGGCGAAGTCGGTCGGAGCCCAGGGCTCGGACCTCGACCGGATAGCGGAGGTCGCCGCGGAGCACGACATCGTCGTCGACCCGACGTCCGTCGAGTGGCTCGTCAGCCGCTACGGCCTCGAGGGTTGA
- the pdxY gene encoding pyridoxal kinase PdxY — MNVLSIQSHVAYGHVGNASATFVLQRLGTEVWPVHTVQFSNHTGYGSWRGRVFDGASIDELVDGIGERGVLPTCDAVLSGYLGSADVGHAVVAAVARVKRANPEALYCCDPVIGDVGRGVFVRPGIEELLRDVALPAADVATPNHFELDLLTGRTTTSLAEVTAAVADLQAVGPRVVLTTSLDVDDTPADAVDLLASEGGRHWRVRTPRLPLSVNGAGDATAALFLRHWATTRSAPDALAATTASVWGLLKATADAGSRELLLVAAQDELVRPRRLFDVTEV; from the coding sequence GTGAACGTCCTCTCGATCCAGTCCCACGTCGCCTACGGCCACGTCGGCAACGCCTCGGCCACGTTCGTGCTGCAGCGGCTGGGCACGGAGGTGTGGCCGGTCCACACCGTGCAGTTCTCCAACCACACCGGCTACGGCAGCTGGCGGGGCCGGGTGTTCGACGGGGCGAGCATCGACGAGCTCGTCGACGGCATCGGCGAGCGCGGGGTGCTGCCGACGTGCGACGCGGTGCTGTCGGGCTACCTCGGCTCGGCCGACGTCGGCCACGCCGTGGTGGCCGCGGTCGCCCGGGTCAAGCGCGCGAACCCGGAGGCCCTGTACTGCTGCGACCCCGTGATCGGCGACGTCGGCCGTGGCGTCTTCGTGCGGCCCGGCATCGAGGAGCTCTTGCGCGACGTCGCGCTGCCCGCGGCGGACGTCGCCACGCCCAACCACTTCGAGCTCGACCTCCTCACGGGACGCACGACGACCAGTCTCGCCGAGGTGACGGCCGCGGTCGCGGACCTGCAGGCCGTCGGGCCGCGTGTCGTCCTCACGACGTCGCTCGACGTCGACGACACCCCCGCCGACGCCGTCGACCTGCTCGCCTCGGAGGGTGGTCGGCACTGGCGGGTGCGCACCCCGCGCCTGCCGCTGAGCGTCAACGGCGCGGGGGACGCCACCGCGGCGCTGTTCCTCCGGCACTGGGCGACGACGCGGTCCGCACCGGACGCGCTGGCCGCGACGACCGCGTCGGTGTGGGGTCTGCTCAAGGCGACCGCGGACGCCGGCTCGCGCGAGCTGCTGCTCGTCGCCGCGCAGGACGAGCTGGTCCGGCCCCGGCGGCTGTTCGACGTCACCGAGGTGTGA
- a CDS encoding MFS transporter: MHNSRYASASRHSRTRWWGLAAVLLSTAGLGLAYGIGYTVTSLRLDSWGAPGWLVGLAGAAPSLAVVLLVPLVPRLAARLGTVPTMVAGGAIVGATFLLMPVLEGTWWWVLLRFVSDLGLTLPWLVGETWINTVVPDRVRGRVLALYAMLLFTGWAVGPVVLERTGTEVWSPYLVGTAATLLMCVPLLAARRLAPAVPAHQGLTLRGAVALAPLAMAAAAVGGVAEFGWISLLPSYALDAGTGTSLALRLLTAFLVGGLLLQLAVGWLADRLDRLRLLGSLGVALAVTSTLFALAVARGPVAVLAAALLGGVAMGFYAVGLTVLGERVPATSLATANGAFLVSYEAGATVGPVAGGVALDVWPPHGLVVLVAIVGVVLAAGVRVVRRRPEPGPAPVPCRA; the protein is encoded by the coding sequence ATGCATAACAGTCGTTACGCCTCCGCCTCCCGCCACAGCCGCACCCGCTGGTGGGGCCTCGCCGCCGTCCTGCTGTCGACGGCCGGCCTCGGCCTCGCGTACGGCATCGGCTACACCGTGACGAGCCTGCGCCTCGACTCGTGGGGCGCGCCGGGCTGGCTCGTCGGCCTGGCCGGCGCAGCGCCCTCCCTCGCCGTCGTCCTCCTCGTCCCGCTGGTCCCCCGGCTGGCCGCCCGCCTCGGCACCGTGCCGACGATGGTCGCCGGCGGTGCCATCGTCGGTGCGACGTTCCTCCTCATGCCGGTGCTCGAGGGCACGTGGTGGTGGGTGCTGCTCCGCTTCGTCTCCGACCTCGGCCTCACGCTCCCGTGGCTCGTCGGCGAGACGTGGATCAACACCGTCGTCCCCGACCGGGTCCGGGGCCGGGTGCTCGCCCTCTACGCGATGCTCCTCTTCACGGGTTGGGCCGTCGGCCCGGTCGTCCTCGAGCGCACCGGCACGGAGGTGTGGTCGCCGTACCTCGTCGGCACGGCCGCGACCCTGCTCATGTGCGTGCCGTTGCTGGCCGCGCGCAGGCTCGCACCGGCCGTCCCTGCGCACCAGGGCCTCACGCTGCGCGGGGCGGTGGCGTTGGCGCCGCTCGCGATGGCCGCCGCGGCCGTCGGCGGGGTGGCCGAGTTCGGCTGGATCTCGCTGCTGCCGAGCTATGCCCTGGACGCGGGCACCGGCACGAGCCTCGCGCTACGGCTGCTCACCGCGTTCCTCGTCGGGGGGCTCCTCCTGCAGCTCGCCGTGGGCTGGCTCGCGGACCGCCTCGACCGGCTGCGCCTGCTGGGCTCCCTCGGGGTGGCGCTCGCGGTCACGAGCACGCTGTTCGCCCTCGCGGTGGCGCGCGGCCCGGTGGCGGTCCTCGCGGCGGCCCTGCTCGGCGGGGTCGCGATGGGCTTCTACGCGGTCGGGCTCACCGTCCTCGGCGAGCGCGTCCCGGCGACGTCGCTGGCGACGGCCAACGGCGCCTTCCTCGTCTCCTACGAGGCCGGCGCCACCGTCGGACCGGTCGCCGGTGGCGTCGCGCTCGACGTGTGGCCGCCGCACGGTCTCGTCGTCCTCGTCGCGATCGTCGGTGTGGTCCTCGCCGCAGGCGTCCGCGTCGTGCGCCGACGACCGGAGCCCGGCCCGGCGCCCGTACCCTGCCGCGCGTGA
- a CDS encoding TetR/AcrR family transcriptional regulator: MAGDVNAGGRRREIVAAVYRVLARDGLEGATLRRIATEAGCTTGSVTHHFADRRALLEATVDTAVEESMARLLASWRREGPRAGLAEMLPLDETRRQEVTVWLAGVQAGAQDPELAERLANRCAAAQERLVAELRARRGDADGGATDDDVELLADEVLSAVDGLAVYAVADPRRYPPERQLALVDRVLERTGLA; encoded by the coding sequence GTGGCAGGCGACGTCAACGCGGGTGGTCGACGGCGGGAGATCGTCGCGGCCGTCTACCGCGTGCTCGCCCGCGACGGTCTCGAGGGGGCGACCCTGCGGCGCATCGCCACCGAGGCCGGGTGCACGACGGGGTCGGTGACCCACCACTTCGCGGACCGGCGCGCCCTGCTCGAGGCGACGGTCGACACGGCGGTGGAGGAGTCGATGGCGCGGCTGCTCGCGAGCTGGCGGCGCGAGGGTCCGCGGGCCGGTCTCGCCGAGATGCTCCCGCTCGACGAGACCCGTCGGCAGGAGGTGACCGTCTGGCTCGCCGGGGTCCAGGCCGGCGCCCAGGACCCCGAGCTCGCGGAGCGGCTGGCGAACCGGTGCGCCGCCGCGCAGGAGCGGCTCGTCGCCGAGCTGCGCGCCCGCCGTGGAGACGCCGACGGAGGTGCCACGGACGACGACGTCGAGCTCCTCGCCGACGAGGTGCTGAGCGCCGTGGACGGGCTCGCGGTCTACGCCGTCGCGGACCCCCGCCGCTACCCGCCCGAGCGGCAGCTCGCCCTCGTCGACCGCGTCCTCGAGCGGACGGGTCTCGCGTGA
- a CDS encoding TraR/DksA family transcriptional regulator yields the protein MSDEDLLTARLTALAAQEQRLLAQLDRVVAASEQSNADDEHDPEGATIAWERQQLAAVLDQVRRSRAALEEAVAARARGEATTCERCGATIDPRRLEARPEARTCIDCARSVARRR from the coding sequence GTGAGCGACGAGGACCTCCTCACCGCACGGCTCACCGCGCTCGCCGCCCAGGAGCAGCGTCTGCTCGCGCAGCTGGACCGGGTCGTGGCGGCGTCCGAGCAGTCGAACGCCGACGACGAGCACGACCCCGAGGGCGCGACCATCGCGTGGGAGCGGCAGCAGCTCGCCGCGGTCCTCGACCAGGTGCGCCGCAGCCGCGCGGCGCTGGAGGAGGCGGTCGCCGCGCGCGCCCGCGGTGAGGCGACCACGTGCGAGCGCTGCGGCGCGACCATCGACCCGCGCCGGCTCGAGGCGCGGCCGGAGGCCCGCACGTGCATCGACTGCGCGCGATCGGTCGCTCGGCGGCGCTGA
- a CDS encoding PA domain-containing protein, which yields MVLSLLTAPAFAHPDGAVTDEPGHEDEHGNHADPTQIQPPPDPAAPLLEHDASTSDDIVSSGPNAKVTKNLAVAGRGERLLADGTTDVWSHDGYAYLGTFNDPCGTGEGYAEGGAVDLIDDRTAPGVVVFDVHNPNKVEYVGNLPSVDGSRINDVKVATMSDGSDVLVHSNESCDGGPGGFEIYDVTDPSHPVHLAHVQTDDINVLLREQFGYTDFGVHNNYLFSRDGRDFNAVQVEGLLGSFQVYDITDPANVELVSWFGAEYLLDPGVDWATTTDISAIIEAEAYLFSGYGASQNRFLHDHYVTPDGAQAYLANWDAGLLLVDLGDLDGSAATLVSQAIDPASEDGEVNSHSVWPTADGTIVVEGEEDFAPFETVFTIDSGPAAGEYAASEGAITVPIDSLPGDEMSGPTVYVGLACNGDPLPAATGDGQIALIQRGVCAFTDKINNADAAGYDGVVVFNDAARGDALVSMGGDPVDLPGVFVGHSAGLLIAGVGSAADLVLGAAGETVTVAVEPNGWSGMRIWDYSNPANPVLASTFNTVCSADPVADGCDPRGTYSSHNVIVEGTKAYISWYSDGVLVLDVSDPYNPVEVARYHESGPEFEARNGGIQDVWGIHKQARSPWIYASDRNGGLYVLKEYGAGSAKQGKG from the coding sequence GTGGTGCTGTCCCTCCTCACGGCTCCCGCCTTCGCCCACCCGGACGGTGCGGTCACCGACGAACCCGGCCACGAGGACGAGCACGGCAACCACGCCGACCCCACGCAGATCCAGCCGCCACCCGACCCGGCGGCGCCCCTGCTGGAGCACGACGCCTCCACGTCCGACGACATCGTCAGCAGCGGACCGAACGCCAAGGTCACGAAGAACCTCGCCGTCGCCGGGCGGGGCGAGCGACTGCTGGCCGACGGCACGACCGACGTGTGGTCGCACGACGGCTACGCCTACCTGGGCACCTTCAATGACCCCTGCGGCACCGGGGAGGGCTACGCCGAGGGCGGCGCCGTCGACCTCATCGACGACCGCACCGCGCCCGGCGTGGTGGTCTTCGACGTCCACAACCCCAACAAGGTCGAGTACGTCGGCAACCTGCCGTCGGTCGACGGCAGCCGGATCAACGACGTCAAGGTCGCGACCATGAGCGACGGCAGCGACGTCCTCGTCCACTCCAACGAGAGCTGTGACGGCGGCCCCGGCGGCTTCGAGATCTACGACGTGACCGACCCGAGCCACCCCGTCCACCTCGCCCACGTGCAGACCGACGACATCAACGTGCTGCTGCGGGAGCAGTTCGGCTACACGGACTTCGGGGTCCACAACAACTACCTGTTCAGCCGGGACGGTCGCGACTTCAACGCCGTCCAGGTCGAAGGGCTGCTCGGCAGCTTCCAGGTGTACGACATCACCGACCCGGCGAACGTCGAGCTCGTCTCGTGGTTCGGCGCCGAGTACCTGCTCGACCCGGGCGTCGACTGGGCGACGACGACCGACATAAGCGCGATCATCGAGGCCGAGGCGTACCTCTTCAGCGGGTACGGGGCGTCGCAGAACCGGTTCCTCCACGACCACTACGTGACACCGGACGGCGCGCAGGCGTACCTCGCCAACTGGGACGCCGGGCTCCTGCTCGTCGACCTGGGCGACCTCGACGGCTCGGCGGCGACGCTCGTCTCCCAGGCGATCGACCCGGCGAGCGAGGACGGCGAGGTCAACAGCCACTCCGTGTGGCCCACGGCCGACGGCACGATCGTCGTCGAGGGCGAGGAGGACTTCGCCCCCTTCGAGACCGTGTTCACCATCGACTCCGGACCCGCAGCGGGCGAGTACGCCGCGTCCGAGGGCGCCATCACCGTGCCCATCGACAGCCTTCCGGGCGACGAGATGAGCGGACCGACCGTCTACGTCGGTCTCGCGTGCAACGGCGACCCGCTGCCCGCCGCCACGGGTGACGGCCAGATCGCACTCATCCAGCGCGGCGTCTGCGCGTTCACCGACAAGATCAACAACGCGGACGCTGCCGGCTACGACGGCGTCGTCGTCTTCAACGACGCGGCCCGCGGTGATGCACTCGTCAGCATGGGCGGTGACCCGGTCGACCTGCCAGGCGTCTTCGTCGGCCACTCGGCCGGGCTCCTCATCGCCGGCGTCGGCTCCGCGGCGGACCTCGTGCTGGGAGCGGCCGGCGAGACCGTCACGGTCGCGGTGGAGCCCAACGGGTGGAGCGGCATGCGGATCTGGGACTACTCCAACCCGGCCAACCCGGTGCTCGCGAGCACGTTCAACACCGTGTGCAGCGCGGACCCGGTGGCCGACGGGTGCGACCCGCGCGGCACGTACTCCAGCCACAACGTCATCGTCGAAGGCACGAAGGCGTACATCAGCTGGTACTCCGACGGCGTGCTCGTGCTCGACGTGTCCGACCCGTACAACCCCGTCGAGGTGGCGAGGTACCACGAGTCGGGCCCGGAGTTCGAGGCCCGCAACGGCGGCATCCAGGACGTGTGGGGCATCCACAAGCAGGCCAGGTCGCCGTGGATCTACGCGTCCGACCGAAACGGCGGCCTGTATGTGCTCAAGGAGTACGGCGCAGGCTCCGCGAAGCAGGGCAAGGGCTGA
- a CDS encoding CPBP family intramembrane glutamic endopeptidase gives MSDATPVWRRLLAPLAPALIDKVERDHTQPDAEFRRRRLVVAVVLVVGAVLLGVSLAVEPGDPAFYPLTLLTAGVWVLGGILSGPLHLGRIPFRGTLRRPVVTPVLLGLAVAAVFVVGALVVRQVPLAEGYVDDVLAHFFAGVVPLVWTVALVNGVAEEVFFRGGLFAAIGREHPVVISTAIYALATVATGNPVLVLAAVVLGGVLGLQRRASGGILGPVLTHVTWSSAMLLALPPLFGSG, from the coding sequence GTGAGCGACGCGACACCGGTGTGGCGGCGGCTGCTCGCACCCCTCGCGCCCGCGCTCATCGACAAGGTCGAGCGCGACCACACCCAGCCGGACGCGGAGTTCCGGCGCCGGCGCCTCGTCGTCGCCGTCGTTCTCGTGGTCGGTGCGGTGCTGCTCGGGGTCTCGCTCGCCGTCGAGCCCGGCGACCCGGCGTTCTACCCGCTCACCCTGCTGACCGCCGGGGTGTGGGTGCTCGGCGGCATCCTCTCCGGGCCGCTCCACCTCGGCCGCATCCCGTTCCGCGGGACGCTGCGCCGACCCGTCGTCACGCCGGTCCTCCTCGGTCTCGCGGTGGCGGCGGTGTTCGTCGTCGGGGCGCTCGTCGTGCGGCAGGTGCCGCTCGCCGAGGGGTACGTCGACGACGTGCTCGCGCACTTCTTCGCCGGTGTCGTGCCGCTCGTGTGGACGGTCGCGCTCGTCAACGGGGTCGCGGAGGAGGTGTTCTTCCGCGGCGGGCTCTTCGCCGCCATCGGCCGGGAGCACCCCGTCGTCATCTCGACCGCGATCTACGCCCTCGCGACCGTCGCGACCGGCAACCCCGTCCTCGTCCTCGCCGCCGTCGTGCTCGGCGGGGTGCTGGGACTCCAGCGGCGCGCGAGCGGCGGGATCCTCGGCCCCGTCCTCACCCACGTCACGTGGTCGAGCGCGATGCTGCTCGCCCTGCCGCCGCTGTTCGGGTCCGGCTGA
- a CDS encoding NAD(P)H-binding protein: MPDTPLDGPLTVLVAGASGFIGSHLCERLTEAGHTVRAMTRHPDNYDGAGTPVEGDVADPASLRDALAGADAAYYLVHSLGSDDFEEKDAEAARNFAAAAGQADLRQVIYLGGLGREDEDLSPHLRSRRQVEKILADGPAPVTVLRAAVVVGHGGISWEITRQLVEHLPLMITPRWVDTRTQPIALPDVVRYLVGVLGHPDALGRTFEVGGPEVLRYVDMLQQAAQVERKRLPRIRVPLLTPRLSSYWLAFVTDVDIPTARNLVDSMTNEVVVTDHAIHDVVPGPTLPYREAVAQALAERRAEERQPAGR, translated from the coding sequence ATGCCCGACACGCCCCTCGACGGCCCGCTCACCGTCCTCGTCGCGGGCGCGTCCGGCTTCATCGGCAGCCACCTCTGCGAGCGGCTCACCGAGGCCGGCCACACCGTGCGTGCGATGACCCGCCACCCGGACAACTACGACGGCGCCGGGACGCCCGTCGAGGGCGACGTCGCCGACCCCGCGTCGCTGCGCGACGCGCTCGCGGGCGCGGACGCCGCCTACTACCTCGTCCACTCCCTCGGCTCGGACGACTTCGAGGAGAAGGACGCCGAGGCGGCCCGGAACTTCGCGGCGGCCGCCGGGCAGGCCGACCTCCGGCAGGTGATCTACCTCGGCGGGCTCGGCCGCGAGGACGAGGACCTGTCCCCGCACCTGCGCTCGCGCCGCCAGGTCGAGAAGATCCTCGCCGACGGCCCGGCCCCCGTGACGGTGCTGCGGGCGGCTGTCGTCGTGGGCCACGGCGGGATCTCCTGGGAGATCACCCGCCAGCTCGTCGAGCACCTCCCCCTCATGATCACGCCCCGCTGGGTCGACACCCGCACACAGCCGATCGCGCTGCCGGACGTCGTCCGCTACCTCGTCGGGGTGCTCGGGCACCCGGATGCCCTCGGGCGCACGTTCGAGGTCGGCGGACCCGAGGTGCTGCGCTACGTCGACATGCTCCAGCAGGCCGCGCAGGTGGAGAGGAAGCGGCTGCCGCGCATCCGCGTCCCGCTGCTGACGCCCCGGCTATCGTCGTACTGGCTCGCGTTCGTCACCGACGTCGACATCCCGACCGCGCGCAATCTCGTCGACTCCATGACGAACGAGGTGGTCGTCACCGACCATGCGATCCACGACGTCGTCCCGGGCCCGACGCTGCCCTACCGGGAGGCCGTGGCCCAGGCGCTCGCCGAGCGGCGCGCCGAGGAGCGACAGCCGGCCGGACGCTGA
- a CDS encoding alpha-N-arabinofuranosidase: MPATHLSLARDFTVAPVPPRLFGSFVEHMGRCVYTGIYEPDHPKADVHGLRSDVLDLTREVGPTVVRYPGGNFVSGYDWEDGVGPRGERPRRLERAWRSIETNEFGLSEFVRWADLVGTEPMMAVNLGTRGVQEACDLLEYANHPGGTRLSDLRRAHGDTDPYGVRLWCLGNEMDGPWQVGHKTAHEYGRLAAETGRAMRLVDPSVELVACGSSSRSMPTFGEWERVVLEEAYDVVDHISAHAYYEEHEGPHGLADFLACAADMDAFVDEVVATADAVRARGRHSKTITISFDEWNVWYQSRYRASEIAAGTSEWAVAPRVIEDEYSLTDAVVVGTLLNSLLRHSDRVAIGCQAQLVNVIGLLRSEPGGAAWKQTIAHPFEQVRRHAVGEVLAVRSRGDRHESDAYGDVPVVDASATWDEDSRSLSLFVANRSVDETSTLTADLLDFGSLRVVDAQVLAAEEGQDRHVRNDATGPERVRLRRLAGVTVDGGALALRLPPLSWAVVRLG, encoded by the coding sequence GTGCCTGCCACCCACCTCAGCCTCGCCCGCGACTTCACGGTGGCGCCCGTGCCGCCCCGGCTGTTCGGCTCCTTCGTCGAGCACATGGGCCGCTGCGTCTACACGGGGATCTACGAGCCGGACCACCCGAAGGCGGACGTCCACGGCCTCCGCAGCGACGTCCTCGACCTCACGCGGGAGGTGGGGCCGACCGTCGTGCGGTACCCCGGCGGCAACTTCGTGTCAGGCTACGACTGGGAGGACGGCGTCGGCCCGCGGGGCGAGCGTCCGCGCCGCCTCGAGCGGGCGTGGCGCTCGATCGAGACCAACGAGTTCGGGCTGTCGGAGTTCGTGCGCTGGGCCGACCTCGTCGGCACGGAGCCGATGATGGCCGTCAACCTCGGCACTCGCGGGGTGCAGGAGGCGTGCGACCTCCTGGAGTACGCCAACCACCCCGGCGGCACGCGGCTGTCGGACCTGCGGCGGGCGCACGGTGACACAGATCCCTACGGGGTGCGGCTGTGGTGCCTCGGCAACGAGATGGACGGGCCGTGGCAGGTCGGGCACAAGACCGCCCACGAGTACGGCCGGCTGGCCGCGGAGACCGGGCGGGCCATGCGCCTCGTCGACCCGTCGGTCGAGCTCGTCGCGTGCGGGAGCTCCAGCCGCTCGATGCCGACGTTCGGGGAGTGGGAGCGGGTCGTCCTCGAGGAGGCGTACGACGTCGTCGACCACATCTCGGCGCACGCGTACTACGAGGAGCACGAGGGCCCGCACGGCCTCGCGGACTTCCTCGCGTGCGCCGCCGACATGGACGCCTTCGTCGACGAGGTCGTCGCCACCGCCGACGCCGTCCGGGCCCGCGGCCGGCATTCGAAGACGATCACGATCTCGTTCGACGAGTGGAACGTCTGGTACCAGAGCCGCTACCGCGCGAGCGAGATCGCCGCCGGCACGAGCGAGTGGGCGGTCGCGCCCCGCGTCATCGAGGACGAGTACTCCCTCACCGACGCCGTCGTCGTCGGCACGCTCCTCAACTCGCTGCTCCGCCACTCCGACCGCGTCGCCATCGGCTGCCAGGCGCAGCTCGTCAACGTCATCGGCCTGCTGCGCAGCGAGCCGGGCGGGGCGGCGTGGAAGCAGACCATCGCCCACCCCTTCGAGCAGGTGCGCCGCCACGCGGTCGGCGAGGTACTCGCGGTCCGGAGCCGAGGCGACCGTCACGAGTCCGACGCGTACGGCGACGTGCCCGTCGTCGACGCGAGCGCGACGTGGGACGAGGACTCGCGGTCGCTGTCGTTGTTCGTCGCGAACCGCTCCGTCGACGAGACGTCGACCCTCACCGCCGACCTGCTCGACTTCGGGTCGCTGCGGGTCGTCGACGCGCAGGTGCTGGCCGCGGAGGAGGGCCAGGACCGCCACGTGCGCAACGACGCGACCGGCCCCGAGCGGGTGCGACTGCGCCGGCTCGCCGGCGTGACGGTCGACGGCGGCGCGCTGGCGCTCCGCCTCCCCCCGCTGTCGTGGGCGGTCGTGCGATTGGGCTGA